The following is a genomic window from Prunus persica cultivar Lovell chromosome G7, Prunus_persica_NCBIv2, whole genome shotgun sequence.
CTCCCATTGTAAGGTAATGACACTTCCAAAAGGGCCGCATGcaaaaatacacacacaaatgGAAAAAAGTTCAACTGGGTGATTAGTAaatacagaaaagaaaatgcaacaCACATGATTAGGATGGAAGAGAGGTGTGAGAGAGCGGTTGAGGATCCCCTGCAAAGTTTGTAGAAGTCCCTTTGTTGGAGCTGTTGTTGCAACTTGTTGGTCGTCCTGCTCGGGGCTCGGTGGCCGCGCCAGCTGATCCGACTGAAACGGAACCGGACTGAATACCATTCCCTACACAAAAATTTCACATACACCCCCAAATTCCAATGCCACATGAACACGATCAATAATGTACAATGTATTTAAGAactgaatttaaaaaaagattcaCTACTCACAAGAATCTTTCCATAAGTGTCCTTGGCTACATCATCCGAGAGGCTCTCAGCAGTGACTGCAaattatatgcatatataatatgaatatcaatttacatgtaaaacaagtagagagagagagagagaggcttgtTCATACTGAGGTCGCGATTGATTTCGCATATGGAGACAGAACCAGGATGAGGAAAGGAAGGCATTTCTTCCTTGTGTTGGAGTTTGGCGACGACTAGGGTTTCGTCGTGCCTCTTCTGTGCTCACACTTCTTCCCACTTGTGAAAATGCTCAAGCTCAACTCAGGTCAGTTTCTCAATCGAATTTACCAAATTATATTGTAATGGGCGACTCTTTTCTGCCCTCCgaagattttttaatttttattttcaaataaatcCTCTGTGCGTAGCTTTCTAGCGGTTTTtaagattttaatttttaatcccTCTATCGACATCTGCCCTCCCGCTCAATCCGTGCCGGCTGtgaaattttatgttttttatatatttttttaatagggtgtttttttttttggaggctACAGTTAATAAGGGGAGGGGAAAACTCACACATATGTAGGATTTTCAGCTGTTTTACCCTCTAAAATATGACCTTAAaggccagtttggcattgatgtgttgtgaaaataatcgttgtcagatttgctgtgaaAGAAATCAACTATGAAAAAATACAGTTTGGCGTTCGATAAAAAAGTTTTTGTTACTGGTACTAATTcccgcataatcagaaaatgattgccgcATAATCATTAGGGTTAATTACAGTTTAGTACCTTGTAGTTACAACCTTAAGGCATGTTAGTCCCtgtcttttcaatttttacaatCGCATACCCCGAGCTTGTAAATTTGTTACAATCCGATTCCACCGTTAGGGTTTTCGTCAGTGGTACCGTTATTCGCTGATCTGGCACTAATGGGGCCCACTTTTTCGCTAGTTTCGAAGTCCTTCCAAGGGCATTTTCGGACTTGGATTTTTCCATTTCTCCTACCCTCACGCCCTCCAACCCTTGTCTTCAGATTAAGCCCACGTGGCATGGGCTAATTCGCTTGCAACTcagaaatttttaaaatttctatttCAACTCGTCATCCATATAGCTCCATAGGAACAAAAACCCCAAGTTCCCAAATTCTCTCACACCAAATATCTCCAattcctcattttttttcttcatcaagtTAGGAAATCTAGAATGAGTGAGACGTGTTGATGCTTTTGTGGTGGGTTTGCTCGACTGAAAACCTCTGGGACCAAAGATAATCCAGGGAGAAGATTCTGGACATGCTGCTGCAAGGTAATTTCAGTAATTTCTTTGTTATTGGGGTGTAAAGGTTTCAAATTGTAAGAATTTTTGAATTGAGTGATTATTTAAGTTATTTACCTCATGTTGAGCAGAAAGGGTGTGGGTATTTCAACTGGTTCGATCCTCAAATGTGTGCCCGGTCAAAGATGATAATTCCTGGGTTGTTGAAGAGGATAGATAAGGCTAATGATGAACTGAAGAGGTCGCGCAGGAGAGAGAAGCTACTTTGGTTTTTGATCGTTATtggtgttgttgttgctgtgcTCTCAGCAAATGCAACTCAACATAACGGTTCAAGTGGATCGAAGACAGTACTGGAACTTGCTTGATGGTTTCAATTGCTTTTTGTGTACTGCAGGTTTTTGTAAGACCATGAACTGGTTGTAATGAAATGGGTTGTATGAAATGGGTTGTAATGAAATGAgttgtatgaaattggttGTAATTAAATCGgttgtatgaaattgtggGTTGTATGAAATGGGAAATTGGAAATTCACCTTCCTTTTGCAAATTGGCATATCACATTCGTTTTGCAAATTTTCCAAAATGAGTGCATTGATCTTAGCCTGCCAACAAAATAATTGATGAtacaaaagaagagaaagaaagacatAATGCATTGATCTTAGCCTGCtaacaaaataataagagTGCACTACACCAAAAGAAGAGTGCATTACATGAAGCATTTCATACCCAAAAGgtcaaaacaaaatacaattatACCAAAGGCAGACAAGAACTGTAATGTAGTTTCtccttggccaaaatacattACCAAATATGATTCAGACCAAAGCCAGCAAACAACCACATATGTCTGTCCATACAAAACCCTAATTGATCCTATACACCTTCCAATATAGTTTGTCCATACAAAACACCTAGGCCAAAACACTTTCCAATACAGTCTGTCCAAAACACTTTCCAATACAATCTGTCCATACAAAACCAATTGATCCTATACTCCAGTTTGTGATTCTTGGACAGAAGCATAATTGCTACATCTGGTGTTGCTGCGTTTAGTGTTTTTCCTAGCTCCAATTGGATTGTTTGAATCTACTGTAGACGTTGTTGcattttttgctttctttttgtctctcttttcctgaaaaaacaaacaaagacagAATGCTATCACCTATTTCACAGAACCATCATTCCAACAAGCAAATACAATGTGTAAAGTGCAATTACCTTTAGTACTTGAGCTCTTTGCTTTGCCTTCTCTCTCATTTGATTCTTCCTCTCCATCTCAGCATTATAATTGTCAGGTTTGGAAGCTGGGATAGAACTTCCAACAATAGACTtagccttctttttctttccaggttggtttctttcatttggtggcttatgTCTATGACATGTTACTGAATTATGTGACCCTTTTGGCCACATGTACCACATTTGAGAGAGTCTTGGTATCTTCCTAGCTTCTTCCCACTTGTCTTGGTCTCTTTTTCACTAGCCTCTTTCCTCCTAACCTTGGGTGGTCAACTTGGTTGTCTATTGTACATAGGAGGTAAGATTTCAGGGAAATCTGTTCTTTCCCATAGGTCCATTCCATTCACAGGTTGTATAATGTTCTCATATGCCTTTAGGAATGTCTCCTTCATGTAACACTTGTCTATATAGGTGTCAGGCCCATTCCCTCTCTTATGGTTAATAGTTGACATTGCATGCTTACATGGGACACCagataaaacccaattcctgCATGAGCAGGTCCTGTCATCCAAATCAACTATAAACTGCCCATTAGTTGCAGTATCTACTTGGAACTTGGGTCCTCCAGACATAATAGCAATGCAATCAGCAGCCTGTTTTTTGCTGGTTTCAAGCTTTGATAAGGGCCTGGGACACATTGCACGATCCCATCTCATCATCAAATCTCTTCTCATCTGTATCCTTCTCATCAATTTAACCCTAATATCCTCCATCATTGAAATTATTGGCTTACACCTAGCTGACATTATCTAGGAATTAAAAGACTCACATAGGATTGTTCAATAGTATTGGACACTTCAAAGTAGTGTTGAAATGTGACCTTGACCAATGTCTTGGTGGTCTCTCTGGAGCTGTTTCACATAAATAACATTTAGATTAGTAAATTAACATTAAGTTtaattaaacagaaaaataattgTGGTTGCAAATGCTTTTAAAGCATTACATGTTAGCCATGTATAAGCTTCACCATCTAATGTCCTCAACACTTCCATTGCCCTTCTAAACTCTGGAACTGTGGTTGCAAATGCAGCCCTCCACATTGCATCCTTCAATATTTTTCCCTTGAATACCAAACTAAAGTTTTTAGATAAGTGTCTTGCACAAAATCTGTGATCACAATTAGGCACGACTTCCTCAAAAGCCTCCACCAAGCCTTTTTGCTTATCACTTATAAATGCAAATCCATATTGGTTTGCCAACTCAATATCCTTCACCAGCAGCTGCAAAAACCATATCCATGAATCCTTAGTTTCCATTTCCACTTGAGCATAAGCAATAACCCATGTCATATTACTGGCATCTAGACCAACAGCTGACAGCAATTGACCTCCATAAGGACTCTTCAAATGGCACCCATCTAGTCCTATTAGAGGTTTGCATCTAGCCTTGAATCCCTCCTTATAGGCACCCAAGCAAATGTACATTCTATGGAACACAGGCCTCTATAACAATACATTGAAATCACATTTGATTTGCACTATTGTTCCAGGATTTGTGTTCCTCAATTCTACAGCATAGTCCCAGAGTCTAGCATATTGTGCAGTAATGGTACCTTCTAGGATTTTCAAAGCTTTATTCTTTGCCCTCCTAGCCTTAGACAATGATATTCCACTGTTAATATTCCTCTGGATTGTTGCCTTCAAGGACACCATTGGTACAATAGGGGTTTGTCTTCACCTCCTCCACAAATGTTTGAGCCAACCATGAAGATCTTATCCCTTTGTTTTCCCATACCCTGCTGCATGTGTGTTTGGGATCTAGTCTCTTCACTTGTAGTGTGTCTTCATGTTGCATCTTGGATACATAAATCTCAAAAGGACAGTTCTCAGCTGCATAAATTGCCCTAATCCTATACTTTTCAGACTTCATCCAACATATTTCTCATCCTTCTTTTATTGAAATGGCCTTCAAAGCCTTTATGAAGCTAGAACTATCTGCAACTGCATGCCAACTTCAAACTCGACAGTTCCCATTTCACAAGAAGGATTAAACTCTGGGAATCTATGACCAGTGCTCTCCTCATCTGATTATGGTGCTCCCCTAAGGTGTTGCTCATCATCAGTTTTTGCAAACATGTCTTCATTATCCACAAAGTCTCCCACAATTGAAGGCTTTGGTACTGATTGGTCCACATTTGCTCCACCCCACTCACCATCTATGTCAACCTCATGTAAGAAgacttcatcatcatcatcctcatcaatACCGTATTCATTATCCACAAAGTTAGGGTCACTCTCATCATCAGTTTCTGAAGAATCGTTAGCATTATCAGCTTCTTGTTGAATTGAGGGGTTCCTCTTCCTAACATATCTTCTTACTTCATTGATCTCAGCATCTACAAACCCTCCATCAACTTCTGCTACATTTTCTTTGCCTTTGGAAGTAGCTTTGGTGGCATCATGTTGTACACACCCTTCTACCACCTTTTCTTTGCCTTTGGTAGTAGTTGAATTCATTGATGGAGTTGGTTTCCTAGTCTTGTGTACCTCATTGGAAGTAGTTTTATCTAACTTATCATGTAGAACAATTGCTTTATCAAACTCTGGTAGCTCTTGAAGGATAACACCTGGACTTCTCACATCATCAGCATAATGATATACTTGTGAAGAATAACGGCAATACGTGTTAGAATCAGTCTGGCTATTCAGAACATCATCAAGGTTGTCCCGATGATCCATGTACATGTTAATCATCCTATCCTCAGGCACATTTTCACACATTTGAATAACTTTTGAGTCAAACTCCACCTTCTTCAAATCACCCTCATCTTCAATCCTATACCAGTAATCAATCCTACCAATGTGCCCCAAATACACAGCCATGCAGTCTATTTCAGTTAAAGACATCTTGTCTTTATCCACATAATCAAAGTATGTAACAGTTCCATCCACATAGTACTTGTGTATCAATCTTCCACCATGGTGCATTCGAATGCTAAATAAGCAATCATCGTTTGCATACATAGATGATCCAACATTAGGCTACTGTTACACATTGCATGGATTTATAGACATACACAGAAATCACCAACTAAATAATTACCACACAgaaaaaatccaagaaaacACTTTTACAATGCACTTTACTATACCACCTTGAATTATTAAACATAGTAAagtcactttccacaccaaaagTCAAACATCACATGGGTTACTATAGGACCATAGACCAACTTTCCTTACATAAAGGACACtgacaacaaccaaaaaaccCCAAATATTCGAATTGGGAAACCCTTATCCCCACAACTGTGAACTCAGAAgcctaacccaaaaaaaaaaccccatatTAAAACCATGTTCCCCAAATATGCGAACTTTGAAACCATTTCCCCAAAAAATAGAACTTAGAATCTTTAACCCCCAAATAAATCAATATTAAAACCCTAATCTCCAAATATGTGAACTTCGAAACCTTtatctagaaaaaaaaaattcaaataaaacctCTATCCCCGCATACCGTAAACTAGGTCGTCCTTTCCAGGTGGTTGTGGATCCCAACTCATCGTAGCCTTCTCTCAATCGAGTCTGCGTCGTCGTCCTCTACAACGTATGATGGAAATCAAGTGGAAGATTTGCAAGTGTGGAAGATTTTTTGGTAATCTGGTGCTTAATTTGTTGACGCATTGGAGAGCGTGAGGGCGGGAGAAATGGAAAAATTCAAGTTCGAAAATGCCCTTGGAAGGACTTCGAAACTGGCGAAAAAGTGGGCCCATCAGTGCTAGATCAGCGAATAATGGTACCACTGACGGAAAACCTAACGGTGGAATCGGATTGTAACAAATTTACAAGCTCGGGGTATGCGattgtaaaaattgaaaagacaGGGACTAACATGCCTTAAGGTTGTAACTATAGGGTACTAAACTGTAATTAACCCTAATTATTAAACCCAGCCTCTTTGAAACTGATTAATGCATAAtccaaaaatgaaagcaccttaTTAACTACTTTCCCTTATagatttctctcacaacaatttttaacaatgaGTGATtttcatagtttaccaaacggacTGGGCTttccaaatttatttaaaaatcacttatcgcCACAAATAAGCAATTCCAAACGGACACTAATTGGATTTAACCCTTCAAACTAAAAAGTCAACTAATTTTGCACTtgaatttattaaaacaacTAATTTAGCCCttgctattattatttttttcaaatttcatccACTTTTCCATTCAAAAGTCAAGtgatttacttttattattattattattattaaaaactaaaatagttagaaaagaaaaaagtgatactctctctcctcgtTATTTGGGTTGGGTCCCAAGCAACAAACACCCTTGAAACCCAGCCCCCAATGTGAATTTTCCGGCGACACCCAACACCCTCCCGCCAAAACCCTAACCTCTAGAAACCCAGAGCACCACCGAAGAAGCCATGCCTCCAAAGTTCGACCCATCTCAGGTGGTTGATGTCTAAAGAACCCAAAATGCATGCAATTCAAAATTGGAACCGGCCAAATCCATAAAACCCCACCACCCCCaaccaccccaaaaaaaaacctctaaaTACAGTATAATGGGTACCAATTCCTCTACATTCCCTTATTTAAgctaaaacaaaagcaaatgaaAGGACTCAAATATTAACTACGATACATGTATTGTACTAGAAACCACATGCATCTGAATTTATTCCCCTGCACCACCCAAGACTTCTTGACTTTCCAATTACCCAATAATGGATCAGTCATTAAACATCTCCCTTAATGCACTGCATCATAATCCCCCCGTGAGAAGAAAGTCGCCCTCTCGAGTTTGAATCGAATTCGCCAAGATATTCAGACAAGTCTTGCACATTAAAAGTAGGATGGGTACAATAGTTGAAGGCAGCTCGATTTTGTAAGCATTGTCATTGATCTTTTCCAAAATTCGACATGgaccaattttcttttccttcaatttattaTAAGCGTTAGATGGAAAACGctcttttttcaaataaacccACACAAGATCACCTTCACGAAATACCTTCACACGTCGATGAGCATTGGTAGCTTCTCTGTACTTCTCATTGCTTTCCTTGAGTTTCTTCTTCACATCCTCATGAACTCTTGCTATTGAAACAACAAAATCTTATGCTTTCTTGCTGGTTACTGTAGGATTAGAAATGGGAACAGGATCAAGATAGTGGCTTGGAGTTTTCCCATAGACAACCTCAAATGGAGTCTTTCTTGTAGAAAGATTTACACTCGAGTTGTAGGCAAATTTTGCTTGAGGAAGTACTGAATCccattgttttggcttctttgcTGGCAAACTCCTGAGTAAATTGCCCAATGTTCTATTCACAACCTCAGTTTGCTCATCCGTTTGAGGGTGGTAGGCACTACTATAAAGCAAATTAGTACCAATTCTCTTCCACAAATGCCTCCAAAAATGGTTGAGAAATTTTGTATCCCTGTCCGAAACAATAGACTTTGGAACACCATGATGCTTAACCACCTCTTTGAAATAAATATCAGCTATATAGGAAGCATCCATTGTTTTCTTGCATGGAATGAAATGAGCCATTTTAGAGAAA
Proteins encoded in this region:
- the LOC18770956 gene encoding uncharacterized protein LOC18770956, giving the protein MVSLKATIQRNINSGISLSKARRAKNKALKILEGTITAQYARLWDYARPVFHRMYICLGAYKEGFKARCKPLIGLDGCHLKSPYGGQLLSAVGLDASNMTWVIAYAQVEMETKDSWIWFLQLLVKDIELANQYGFAFISDKQKGLVEAFEEVVPNCDHRFCARHLSKNFSLVFKGKILKDAMWRAAFATTVPEFRRAMEVLRTLDGEAYTWLTSPERPPRHWSRSHFNTTLKCPILLNNPMPLSKLETSKKQAADCIAIMSGGPKFQVDTATNGQFIVDLDDRTCSCRNWVLSGVPCKHAMSTINHKRGNGPDTYIDKCYMKETFLKAYENIIQPVNGMDLWERTDFPEILPPMYNRQPS